aatgttgTTAATGACCTCACAGAAAACCACATGCAAAAAAACTGAtataaaaaggtcaaaaaagaaaactaaccAGTTTACCATGTGATAACCAACACCTCCACAAGAAAGAGTTTGAGAAGTGGATTTCCCGCGCTCCTTTACCTTATGGTTGTTACGCTGAGCTGAAGATGTTGCAGTCATGACTTTATTACTTTCAGTTGGCTCAGTTGAGGAAGTCGATTTTTTTTGCACAGAATTTTGCAAAGACACCTCTGTAGAGTTCATTCTCACTAGTTTTTGAGCAACATTTTGTGCTTCATTGTCAATCACAAGTGAACCATCATTGCTTGTTCCCACTTCACCATAGCTTGTTGTCATCTCACCTTGAGTATCATTTAGAGCCTCAGAGATCAATGGTTCAGAATAAAACAATGAAGCTACAATAGCCTGAAATTCATCAGGGACATCTACTTCCACCCATGTCTCCTGATCAAGCACTGCCTTAATTTTTGTCATCTACATCCATCAATGTAAAGGTTAGCCAGATGAGAAACTGAAAGtgtcttaaaaaacaaactaaataaaggGGAAAGTGGAAATGGAAACTAACTCGCATTTCATGTTGGAAATCAACAAAACCCTTGGCCTGTGATTGCACTGTTCCACGAATACTATACCCCAATCTTCCACCAATCTGTTTAAGTTAGCGTACAAATAGCATCACAGACATGAAcagaaagttttttttcatgatacagAAAACTATATAGAACCTTTTCAGTGGCAGTTATAAACTCTTGGGTGATGTTGAATATGCTTAAAAATTCCACCAATCTCAGCTTAGGATGAAGAACAGCACGGACCCCGAGGAGCTTCGCCCATCTTCCATGAGCAGCATCACAAGCAGCAAAGACAGCTTCTGTGTTCTCTCTCAATACATCAGCCCTGTCAAAGATCACAATTTGTTCAGAAAACTACACCAGTTGAACCAAATTTTAATGTAAATCAGAAATGAATCAACACCATTAATTTGCAGATGCAAACTGGAAAACCCAACTGAAGGTTCAAAATCACCTTCATTGCAGGTCTTATTTTTGCAGGAATTGTTCTGACATAAATTGGCTAGATGGGATCTGAAGCTGGTCAAAAAACCAGCCTATAAGAGAGATGAGACAGACTGGCAGTGACTAATTAACAACAAGGGCAACTTAAAAAACCGTCATCACAACAGAGCTTCTGATCATGATCAGCAATTTGGAGATTACCTCCAAACATGATAGCGTTCTTACCTTCTTAAAGTACACTAATATCagacaatctttttttttttttttttttttttataagcacACTAAACAGGAAGTTACTTGATGCTCAGTTCAGTTCAAGTTGTGAAAGAGGGATACCGAGTAAATGCAGGCTCAATTATATTGTTCCAAAATTGACCAGggcaaagaaaaaacataactagTCCTGTTTAAAtctctttggtttttattatatagaatTCCATAACAGATTTTAAATCTTTTCTTTGCCAAGCAATTATTCTTTAACTAAAACAAAGAAGTGGATTGCACCTTTTATTACATGTAGTAGTAATAAACAaatagcacaaaaaaaaaaaaaaaaaaaaaactgcaatgGAACATGGGTCTTGAATAAAAACAACCCACAAAATTCcacaaagataaataataactaCAACAAATTTGGTCAcaagaaaaatatcatgaaagcactaataaaataaataaccataGAGTTGTACAAACTTATAATCCCAGCCATTATTTCTGTTGTGTAGTGATTTCTgctatgtcaatttttttttatatagcgtTTACTCTTACATAAAAGGTAAACATCATGCAAGTAACATTTTAAAACTATCACAACAAAGGGATCAGAGTTCACCTAAAATTTCTCGAAATATTTGAGGGGCTTGCTGCATCATTTGGTTTCAGCTGAGATGATGTAAGCGTGGAAGTACTTCTCTGTGGAGAAAAGGGGAGAAGTGAACTGCCTTGGCTACCACTCTCATAAGCTGTTTCAGCAGTAGCTGCACCAACTGCAATTGCAGCAGCAACTGAATCAGCGGCATAGTGTCCATCAACACTGCACATAATCCACTCAATTGCCTTTTTCACTTCAGCAGCCTGCACTAAGTGTGCCTGCATTtactaaaatgaaattatttgttACTTAAATGGCATATAATGAAGAAAACTAAAGGCTTGAATCAAGCAATCAAATCATTTCTATGATAATCAAGCAGCCAAAAATCAAGGTCATGTCCACCAAAGCATACTAACAAATCAACAACCTAAGTTTAGGAGTCTTGTAAACCACAAATTCTCTTGAGCAAGGCTTAATTTAGCAACTATgcccccataaaaaataaaaaatggattttgGTGGCAACAATCCACCTTCATTACATTCAGGCTTCAGCTGCCCAGTATATCTGAgttaaaggaaaaatcaaagcatgTCCAGTACATCATCAAGAAGCTTACAAAACTTTGTGTCCAGGAAAAATACTTGTGAATTATACATTACCTGCACGATGTTGAAAATAGCACTTAAAAGCAGCACAAAGTTTTCAGATGACAAGCTCCTTAACTTGCTCGCTAGTGATAAACCTCCACCTGAGTCACCCATAAGtgtaagaaaaggagagaaaatggAGCAGAAACTCATAACAAGTTGCTtatctccaataaaaaaatcaccttaAAGAAAATAGACAAGTACTTGCAAATTAATGAGctcgaaatttttttaaaaaatcttgtagCTTGTACTCACCATCTGTATCAGCTGTTCGCTCTGCAGATGTTCGCTCTGACTCCAGAGATTGGGCCGAAAAGGCAGGAAGCAGCTCTGCAACTGCATTCTTAATAGTTGTTTTCATACTGGCTGTAAGAGTATCTCGGTATATTCTCAACACAGAGGGGAGCTTGGCCTGATACCAATCAATTGGTTTAACATAATCAGCACTGATAAGCACAAATTGCAGTCCTAATAACAAATTACCAACTAAGAGCAGCAACATCTTACAGTGATGCTGCAGGATGGGACCTTCACCTACAGTCCCTTACCAGGATCCTACTTCAGAGTGACCATAACTGGGAAAGGATCTTATTGGAAACAAGTTCAATCAGAAATTTATCCTACCAACActggaaaaaatatttgaattctgATATTTGAACTTATGAGCTCACATCATCCAGACTTTTATTTCAGTTAAGTCAAACTTTTCTATCAGCATGAATGACTTAAATTTTACTCATGTTGGATAATTCACATAAATTCCTATAACAAGAACTAAGATATGGCATCAAAGAGTATACATCAACAGCAAGAGtaaaattatacaaatatttaaGAACAAACAACAGCAGAAGTTGTAACGAAGGCagttattttcatgaaaaagtaCTAGACGCAACACTCACAGTTCTAAGCAACCCAACAATGAGAGGGAGAAGATGATCTCGAAAATTGGAGGTCTCTTCATCATCCAACTTAACCTGCTAAACATGATCCATTCCAAAGAACAGCAGATATTACTCATAGAAGTTCAATAAAGAAgacaaacaaaaatagaaatacaAGTCATTAAAAAGTCCTTGAAAGAACagttagaaaaatcatattatgCAAAAACACAAGCATCAGGAAGATGAGGTACAATTAATATAAGTTAAGGGCAAAACCAACAACAGCCACTCATTCCAACTTTATACGCTTGATAGTACATGCTGTATTAAATGTCTTGGATGACATGAAATTCAAAGATGCTTTCTTGTGTATAAATATAGCCATACTAGAGTACCAAAAAAAGCAACATGTTCTTtgtcaaaacaagaaaatggaTAAGTGAAATTAAGCTTACTTCTTCATCTTTTCCATTCATATACATGGAATCCCTGGTTTTTGCTTTCGATAAAAGAAGCAAATCTTTATCCCTAGCAACATGTATTGAAGCTTGCATAAATTCCGCTGAAAGAATGctacaaaaacaaatgtaataagttacaaaagaaaaacaaaatggtaTACATTTCCTctctaaattaaattatatgacaTTTTGTATTGCATTTTACATaacaaccaataaatttatcaCTATTACCTACTTGAAATGATTACTGAAGAAATtgcaaatacaaataaaagaaaaaggcacCATCCACAAAGCACTAGGACCAACCAATCTCACTAAGTGTAAGTTAAGTCAACCCATAAATAGAAGTCCAAGCAAACTAGAAAACCAAGCTTACCAAACAGCAATTGCTGTTAATTCACCTCGTCCCTCTTAACACTGCCCATCCTTTCAGGAGACCTCATCAGGAAACTCAAACTAATTCAGTCATAAGCTTTCTCAGAGTTCAACCTAAGAACCACCAATTGTGCCTCTAGTCGTAACATTCCCCACTACCAAATATGTGCCCAAAACCATATCTACAAGTAAAATACGGATTGAGGGAACTTCCTGCCCATACCTTCATCAGAATAAATTCTAAAACTCCCTCAATATATTTTCGCATCAAGCACACAACAGCACATCACCTCATATGGTAAAAAATTTCCCATGATCAATATTGCAACTCAAACAAAATGAATAGTATAAAGAGCTAAATAACACAGCCAATGCAAATGGAAGTTCAAATTGGCAAATAACTGATGCAGACATatttttagaagaagaaaaaaaagatacctGTTTATGGAATCTATTGCAGCTGCTACATGATCCCGTAGGTGACGAAAACAATGTAGACCAGTCAGCTCATCTGCATTCTATCAAAGACAAAGAATGCACACGATTTAGGTCAAAAGAATAAGCATTTACCACAACCAAAACTTCTAATTACACCAGAATTCAAAATATACCAACAACTGCTGCAAATCATCAGTAACATCCAATGCTGCGGCACAATCTGCAGATGCAACAAGCTGTGTACCACCaaaaaaagagtaagaaaaTCAACTTGCATTACAAATCATCAAGAAAACCACAGCCTAAACCCCAAGCGCAACACtaatataacataattttcCTAAAACGCTTATTTATGAATAAAACCATCACTCCCTCTCAAATATCcaatataacacaattaaacGCATGCCCAAGAAACAagccaaaacaaacaaaatggcAATGCTAATTACAAATTTAAGCGCAACGGAGCCTGTGCAACTAACATAATTTAGCTGAAAACAACAATTAAGCATACGTGCTAACAAATTTCAATAAAAGGCATGCAAAAAAATTACCAATTTAAGAGTGGAAAGAGCCTGATTAACATACAAAATAAGGCTCAACTTATTTTGCAAAGCAACCAAATTCCCTCTACTAACATTCAGCTCATGAATCTCCATTGCTGACTCAACCAAATTCTTATCCAAAACCCTAATAGTCTCCTTCAACTCCCTAATCCTCTCACACCCCTCAACAATCTTCCCATTCAAATCCTCCAACTGCCCTTGCGCCTCGAAAAAGGAATTCGAACGCAACGATATCTCCTTCACCAAATGCACCTCCACCACGTCCAAATACTGAGTCAACTTCTCCTGCAACGACAAATTCGCCACCCCATTCGTAAACGGACACGCCGCATGAAACGTGGGCCCATCTTCCAATGCAAAATCCTCTTTAAAATACAGCGACGGAACTTCCCTCAAACACGCAACAAGCGCCTCGCCTTGCCCTACAGCATCCAAATCCAAGTCCAAATTGGATTCCTGCTCGTTGTTTTTGGTGTGGTTTTTGATGTCTTCGAAACGAGAGTGGATGTCGGAGATGGAGGACAAGTAGGGGAGGAAATCGGATCGGGAGATATCGGGTTGTGGGTGTTTGGTGATTACGGGAGTGAAATCTGGAGGAGCAACGGACCACCAGCCGATCCAGGCGGAGGGATCGGAGGAGGATTTGAAGGAGTGAGGGTTGTTGAGGACGGAAGAGAGGTTTTGGATGGTATTGGAATTGTTGGGTAGCCTTCCTGACAGAGAAGAAGGAAGAGAATCCATTGCTCTGCTCTGTGTTTAGGATTAGGAGGATCTGAGTGTTTTATATTACATGGGAAATGGGATTGAATTCCAGTGTTGGATCTCAGTGCTGGGAATTGGACTGAATGGAATGGGATTTGGTTGGGATcccaaaaaaagaaggaatttaTAGAGTGGACTGGAGGGAGAATGTGAGTGAGAGTGACTGATTGGGCCAGTCAATGTTACGGTCTGCTTGGCCAGCGAtacaaccataattttaaaatctttttcatttttaattgtttaaatttttaaaaataaaaaaatatatattatttaataaattttcaaataaaaaatattttaaaaattaatatttattattatttaaaatatactcgcttaaaaaatcaacatgtaACTAGATATTAAGTCCGAACTTCAAGACATAGCCTAAAAAACACTACgactttgagaatataattataattataattatttttttatttttatttaaaaatatattaaaataatatattttttattttttaaatattattttttaacatcagcatatcaaaataatttaaaaatatttaaaatatattaatttaaaataaataaataaaaaaattttattttttttcaaaaaattttttaaaacacgtaaaaacaaataggatcTATAGGTGCccgtgtttaaaaaaaaataattcttttatttaaaataatttttttaaaatattttcataaattattttaatttgttgatgttaaaaatatatatttttataaataaaattatattaatatatttttaaataaaaaataattttaattagccATATGAATTCAGGGAGATTATTCAAGAAAATCACATCATGAACCTGAGGGAATCCTTCAAAAGACTCCTGAAGAATTAGTGCAAGGAACTTCTGCTCTGGCTTTCACTGCCCATGTAATGCACCCAGGCAACCAAGAAGACATGTCAAAGCAAACTGTCCCTTAGCCTGTAATTATGGCTGAAACAAACCTTCGCTTCATCCATGCGACTATATGAAGCAGAAAAAGGGCCTACAGAGGCTCAGGTAGATCAATGAGTGAGTTCCTCCTCACAGACGACTTCTAAGGCCCAAATCTCTAAAGTTAAGTGAGTTGCTTAATACAAAAGCTGAGGATCTTGTGGATGCTTAAGAGTTTGAGAAACTTCAGGACTTGATGAATGTGGATTATTAGAACTTGAGATTTCTACCACCACTTCTGAAATCTATgctttgggaaaaaaaaaaatattcaggatCTTCAACTGCAACTGCAGAGTAGAAAAGAATCCCCTTCCTCCAAGCAACAGGACTTCATTAGTTTGTCCATGGAAATCAAATTCCTTTATGAAGACAAATCCCCTTATATGTTTATATTAGGACGAGCCTGTAGTGACAGGATTGAAGGTAAGCTTGGCAAGAGAAAACAATATCTGTCAAATTCAAAGAGCGTTAACTGAACAAAAATATGAAGACTTGCTTTATCTATGCATTAGAAAATATACATCATACTGAATTCTGCAGCCATGGCCCGATGCATTTCTTTGAATTTACTAGAATTTTCACCATATTGGTTTAGGTATTTCCACATTGGAGTAACAAATATGTATCTGCATTCTTGCTGTGTTCTTGTCCATGAACAACATTAGCCTTTTGATGCCCCGCCAAATTCTTCTAAGAGGCGCTCGATAGTCTTTCTTGATGTAACTTTGTCAATCTCAAATGCCTTCATGTCAACTCTGAGACCTGCATGATCAACAAGCGACACAGGGTTTTTGTGTATAAGATTTAGTAGTGTATAAGAGTGGACCTGCATTCaatgatgaaaaagaaataattgctATTTATAACTTAATGGTCTCCATAGAATGCAGAAAAACTAACCTGGTTGATGCATAGCTTTGAGTGGCAGATGGGAGGCATTTGAACTTAAGATGGAGAGCAGATTCCTCATATGTTCCATAGTTTCAGCAGAGACCAGTATCTCCCTCTAAGCTACAGCAAAAATATGCATAAGCAGAAAttcagtaaataaaaaacaaaaataataaaaccaataatTTCTTTAGAGCTTGAAGTTCTTTTCAGCATCATAATACCCCGATACAATCATGAGCAACCGAAGCTTCTCCAACACTTGAGATTtagcaaaaaattataattagcaAGTTGTAATCAAACACCATCACATAAAGTAATGGAGGTAATGTTTATAACCAGAAGACATTGTAAAagctaataataaaaaggacaaAGCACAAGAGCAGACAGCATTTCTGCATTTGCATTAATGTGTGCTTAGTTACTCTCGCTGGAAATATTTGATTTCTTCTGTTGAAGAAAGCTCGTGAGCAAGAAACTGCTCTATTGATATGCCTATGGAACTCATCCCAATGTTTGACACTATCAATCTTGAACCAGTTGCATCTGGCTTCCCTGGTAAATTGCATGACAAAGCATAAGGAACAAACTGGGATAATTTATTACAACCAAGGTGAACAGTTTCACTAACTGCTACATTCTCTAATATGTCTCAGACCAATAATGAATACTTGTTCTGGCCCTGCAATGAATCAGTAGCATATTAAATGACAGATATGGAGAGTAGTGAAAGTCGAGACCTCCTCTTGTCCACTTCTTAAAATCCTTGCGCAATATGTCGACTACTTTAAGATCAGAGATATCATGCATTTTGTATCTCACTGCAAAAGCAAGAGTTTAGCTCAAAGATTAGGGGAAAAGCTGCATGTACACAAGCTTTGAATTGCAGAAaactttgtataaaaaatagaagttcCAGGTCTAGTAAAAACCATTGGATCCAAAGCGACCAGCACCATTGAGTAACAAAGTAGCATGTACTTGTATTTCGTTAATGTGCAATGAGGAATAGTAAGATTTCCAGTGTCCATTAGGATGTCAGCTAACTGATCGAAAAACAGCCAGATATAAGAAGAGAAATTTGGTTCCAAGTCAAGATTGAATAGAAACGCTCATATATTTGTCCAAGTCATAACTTTTGTCCACCagaaagtaaagaaaataaatgcaattgaaaagaaCAGGAAACTATTGTCCAAGAAGTTGATTAAATTCAACTGATATATGTGaagaaactaaaagagaaatttgagaaatatataaagaaaaaggtcTAATTAGTAGATCATGAttgaacagaaaaacaaaagaaaatggaatTATCTGAGTTTAGGAGCAGTAGATACCAATAGTCTGCTGAATCCTTGCCAGGCCAATAGCTCAGGTGAAGTCAAGAACAACTTTTCAGAAATAAGGGTACAGCATGAGCAGTCCTGCACAGACGCAATAGCTTAATCACACACTTGTTGAGAGTCATAACAGTGAAATTAAAGTATGAAAATGGCAGAAAACAATCGCACAGAAGAAAGCATTATGATCTTACTTGTCCTGATTGgaacttgtgaaaaaaagatAAGTTTGGATGGCATTCTTTTTTTCCAGAATGCCTTCCAATTCTATACTTCAGTGCATAGGATTAATCTCACA
This genomic interval from Populus alba chromosome 1, ASM523922v2, whole genome shotgun sequence contains the following:
- the LOC118037831 gene encoding vacuolar protein sorting-associated protein 54, chloroplastic isoform X3, whose amino-acid sequence is MDSLPSSLSGRLPNNSNTIQNLSSVLNNPHSFKSSSDPSAWIGWWSVAPPDFTPVITKHPQPDISRSDFLPYLSSISDIHSRFEDIKNHTKNNEQESNLDLDLDAVGQGEALVACLREVPSLYFKEDFALEDGPTFHAACPFTNGVANLSLQEKLTQYLDVVEVHLVKEISLRSNSFFEAQGQLEDLNGKIVEGCERIRELKETIRVLDKNLVESAMEIHELNVSRGNLVALQNKLSLILYVNQALSTLKLLVASADCAAALDVTDDLQQLLNADELTGLHCFRHLRDHVAAAIDSINSILSAEFMQASIHVARDKDLLLLSKAKTRDSMYMNGKDEEQVKLDDEETSNFRDHLLPLIVGLLRTAKLPSVLRIYRDTLTASMKTTIKNAVAELLPAFSAQSLESERTSAERTADTDGGGLSLASKLRSLSSENFVLLLSAIFNIVQAHLVQAAEVKKAIEWIMCSVDGHYAADSVAAAIAVGAATAETAYESGSQGSSLLPFSPQRSTSTLTSSQLKPNDAASPSNISRNFRADVLRENTEAVFAACDAAHGRWAKLLGVRAVLHPKLRLVEFLSIFNITQEFITATEKIGGRLGYSIRGTVQSQAKGFVDFQHEMRMTKIKAVLDQETWVEVDVPDEFQAIVASLFYSEPLISEALNDTQGEMTTSYGEVGTSNDGSLVIDNEAQNVAQKLVRMNSTEVSLQNSVQKKSTSSTEPTESNKVMTATSSAQRNNHKVKERGKSTSQTLSCGGVGYHMVNCGLILLKMLSEYMDMNNYLSTLSSEVVHRVVEILKFFNTRTCQLILGAGAMQVSGLKSITSKHLALASQVISFVYAIISGEFFSLKYLKHGKHYYCQRLIE
- the LOC118037831 gene encoding vacuolar protein sorting-associated protein 54, chloroplastic isoform X1, which produces MDSLPSSLSGRLPNNSNTIQNLSSVLNNPHSFKSSSDPSAWIGWWSVAPPDFTPVITKHPQPDISRSDFLPYLSSISDIHSRFEDIKNHTKNNEQESNLDLDLDAVGQGEALVACLREVPSLYFKEDFALEDGPTFHAACPFTNGVANLSLQEKLTQYLDVVEVHLVKEISLRSNSFFEAQGQLEDLNGKIVEGCERIRELKETIRVLDKNLVESAMEIHELNVSRGNLVALQNKLSLILYVNQALSTLKLLVASADCAAALDVTDDLQQLLNADELTGLHCFRHLRDHVAAAIDSINSILSAEFMQASIHVARDKDLLLLSKAKTRDSMYMNGKDEEQVKLDDEETSNFRDHLLPLIVGLLRTAKLPSVLRIYRDTLTASMKTTIKNAVAELLPAFSAQSLESERTSAERTADTDGGGLSLASKLRSLSSENFVLLLSAIFNIVQAHLVQAAEVKKAIEWIMCSVDGHYAADSVAAAIAVGAATAETAYESGSQGSSLLPFSPQRSTSTLTSSQLKPNDAASPSNISRNFRADVLRENTEAVFAACDAAHGRWAKLLGVRAVLHPKLRLVEFLSIFNITQEFITATEKIGGRLGYSIRGTVQSQAKGFVDFQHEMRMTKIKAVLDQETWVEVDVPDEFQAIVASLFYSEPLISEALNDTQGEMTTSYGEVGTSNDGSLVIDNEAQNVAQKLVRMNSTEVSLQNSVQKKSTSSTEPTESNKVMTATSSAQRNNHKVKERGKSTSQTLSCGGVGYHMVNCGLILLKMLSEYMDMNNYLSTLSSEVVHRVVEILKFFNTRTCQLILGAGAMQVSGLKSITSKHLALASQVISFVYAIISEIRRVLFLKVPEARKALLLSEIDRVAQDYKVHQEEILTKLVQIMRERVLYHLRKLPPVVESWNRPIDTDSQPSLIAKEIVKEVNYLQRILSRTLHEADIQAIFRQVVIDLHKETSEAFSRFEISSPQAKGRLHRDITLILGCIRSLPSGSSSESGTLNWGQLDEFFLQRFGSEAG
- the LOC118037831 gene encoding vacuolar protein sorting-associated protein 54, chloroplastic isoform X2, with translation MDSLPSSLSGRLPNNSNTIQNLSSVLNNPHSFKSSSDPSAWIGWWSVAPPDFTPVITKHPQPDISRSDFLPYLSSISDIHSRFEDIKNHTKNNEQESNLDLDLDAVGQGEALVACLREVPSLYFKEDFALEDGPTFHAACPFTNGVANLSLQEKLTQYLDVVEVHLVKEISLRSNSFFEAQGQLEDLNGKIVEGCERIRELKETIRVLDKNLVESAMEIHELNVSRGNLVALQNKLSLILYVNQALSTLKLLVASADCAAALDVTDDLQQLLNADELTGLHCFRHLRDHVAAAIDSINSILSAEFMQASIHVARDKDLLLLSKAKTRDSMYMNGKDEEVKLDDEETSNFRDHLLPLIVGLLRTAKLPSVLRIYRDTLTASMKTTIKNAVAELLPAFSAQSLESERTSAERTADTDGGGLSLASKLRSLSSENFVLLLSAIFNIVQAHLVQAAEVKKAIEWIMCSVDGHYAADSVAAAIAVGAATAETAYESGSQGSSLLPFSPQRSTSTLTSSQLKPNDAASPSNISRNFRADVLRENTEAVFAACDAAHGRWAKLLGVRAVLHPKLRLVEFLSIFNITQEFITATEKIGGRLGYSIRGTVQSQAKGFVDFQHEMRMTKIKAVLDQETWVEVDVPDEFQAIVASLFYSEPLISEALNDTQGEMTTSYGEVGTSNDGSLVIDNEAQNVAQKLVRMNSTEVSLQNSVQKKSTSSTEPTESNKVMTATSSAQRNNHKVKERGKSTSQTLSCGGVGYHMVNCGLILLKMLSEYMDMNNYLSTLSSEVVHRVVEILKFFNTRTCQLILGAGAMQVSGLKSITSKHLALASQVISFVYAIISEIRRVLFLKVPEARKALLLSEIDRVAQDYKVHQEEILTKLVQIMRERVLYHLRKLPPVVESWNRPIDTDSQPSLIAKEIVKEVNYLQRILSRTLHEADIQAIFRQVVIDLHKETSEAFSRFEISSPQAKGRLHRDITLILGCIRSLPSGSSSESGTLNWGQLDEFFLQRFGSEAG